In the Glycine max cultivar Williams 82 chromosome 6, Glycine_max_v4.0, whole genome shotgun sequence genome, AAGAttctaactaggaatcctacaattTTCCTTTAACACTGTGCATAAAAATTTTCTCgagataaacactggtcgggttactgtataactcataactcacaagacaagtaatatcacaaaaaatatcaatcacactctcattcacaaccatatcTCATGTCTAcaatttaactaattacaaaatatacttaacaattagataataatgtataataaaaataacaacactTCTAATTTCAAGACTTGTATAACATATTAGTgcacaattatatataatactatatatatatatatatatatatatataaaacattcacataaacatttaaaatattaacataattatattaaaccatgtgaataatatattatattcaatataAATTAACGTAATATACGTTATCGTAAGatattaaaatcttaatataaacttacttatataatatatatatatatatatatatatatatatatatatataatattacaaaaaaaatatcaacatgtcattaaataaatacaatatatatatatatatatatatatatatatatatatatattgttttatatgaaaaaaatgtatacttatattctaaatatatttcaactaaTTCGTCAATATCAAGAAAATGCCTAATTACAATGTGAACACAACTTTAGGTAATTTCTTCAAATGATTTTAGTCAATTTAATTATCCTATAATTGCTACACATGTGAATTTCATGATGAGAAATCAGCTaggcaaaataaaatatgaagttTCCGAAATAAGAGTGTCAATATTTATACGTGTATACACtgcagtgtgaaaaaaaaacaataaaaaaaataaaaataaacaagattaAAAGGCCAACATATCTAGTATAAACAAAATCACTaccatataatttttatgctaTTTATAAAGAATTCTAATTCCTAAGGTACACACCTAACATAGGAACACGTCAATTCTACAACAAATTCGCATCAAAACACcaattggttcatcaaacacactcaatccgcgattaaacatgaaagcataattaaacttcataaacaccccaaaataacccaaaaattgatcctctaggaatccctacacatgttcattctaacccccaagcgtgagtaactcatcccttacctcgatgtaGTCGCTTAAATGTTCTCCGTTAGCAATTGTGGCGtctctggtgctctctagagctcctcatCTGGTTActctgttagggttcttgtgggttagaaaagaagaaatgaacaaaatgtgttttctaaaagctactctaggttaacatttggcttatatagtgggaatttatgacctaattatttttttacttattaattaattaattaatttcttatttatttattaaaagttatggCTATTACAATTCCACCCCCCTTAAAAAAAGTTTCGCCCCCGAAACTTACCGGTATCGAATAAGGTAGGATATGCATCACACATCTGACCCTCTAGTTCCCAGGTGGCATCCTTGCCCGAAGCACTTCCCCATACTACTTTGACCAAGAGAATCTCTTTCCCCCTTAGCTGCTTAACCATACGATCGTCGATCCTCAGTGGTtgtgtttcatatgtcaagttcTCTTTCACTTGGACATTGTCCAACTCGATCACGTGTGATGGATCATGGACATATTTTCTGAGCTGAGAGATATGGAAGACACTGTGAAGATTTGAGAGAGATGGTGGCAAAGCCACCTGATACGCAACTGGACCGACACACTTTAGGATTTCAAAAGGACCAATGAATCTAGGTGTGAGCTTACGAGACTTCAACACCCTGCCAACCCCAGTCCACAGAGTGACTCTCAGAAATACATGATCACCTACAGCAAATTCAAgatcttttcttctcttatcaTAGTAGCTCTTCTGCCTACTTTGGGCTGCTCTCATCCTTTCTTGGATCAACTTGACCTTTTCAGTGGTCTGCTGAACTACCTTAGGTCCTAAGGCAATGCTCTCACTAGAATCTACCCAACATAGAGGTGTCCTACATCTTTTACCATATAATGCCTCGTAAGGCGCCATACCTATATTGGAGTGAAAACAATTGTTGTATGTAAACTCTATCAAGGGTAAGAAACTATCCTAACTACCCCTCTACTCTAATACACAAGCTTGGTATAGGTAAGCAGAACTCAACCTAAGCTTGGTCCCCACGGCTTTATGAAgactctcccaaaatctagaggtaaatcTAGGATCTCTATCAGAGACTATGCTAGAAGGAACACCGTGTAGTCTAACTATCTCACTGACATACAAGCTAGTCAACCTCTCTAAGGAATATCTGATGTTAATTGGGATGAAGTGAGCAGATTTGGTCAACCTGTCTACAATAAGCCAAATGGAATCTAAACCTTTGGGGGTCCTAGGTAACCCCACCACGAAATCCATCGAGATGCTATCCCACTTCCACTCATGTATCTCTAAAGGTTACAACTTCCCTGAAGGCTTCTGGTGTTCTATCTTAGCTTTCTGACATACTAGGCACGCAAGGACAAACTCATTAACTTCTTTTTTCATACCCGGCCACCAAAACATATGCCTAAGATCCTGGTACATCTTAGTCGCTCCTGGGTGGATACTTAGACTACTTCTATGGCCCTCTTCCAAGATCGTTCTCCTAAGCTTGGGTACACTAGGAACACACACCCTATCCTGAAACCTCAAGACTCCATCAGTTCCCACTCTAAAACTACTCTCTCTCCCTGCAACTATGGACTATAATTGGGCTGACAAGAATGGGTCAGACTTCTGACCCTCACGGATCTTGCTCAAGAGTTCGCTGGTGACTCTCAACATACCCAACTTAATGCTACTAGAGGTGATCTCACATGCCAAACTCATGTCTCTAAACTGCTCTAAGAGGTCCAACTCTCTAACCATCAAACCAGACATTTGAAGGGATTTCCTACTTAAGGCATCAGCTACTACATTGGCTTTACCTAGGTGATAACTAAGTTCAAAATCGTAATCCTTAAGgaactctaaccatctcctttgCCTCATGTTAAGCTCTTTTTGATCAAACAAATATCTAAGGCTCTTATGGTCACTAAACACCTCAAATTTAGATCCATAAAGGTAATGCCTCCAAAGCTTAAGAGCAAAAACTACAGCTGCTAACTCAAGATCGTGTGTGGGATAATTCCTTTCATGTATCTTAAGCTGTCGagaagcataggccactacCTGTCCCCGTTGCATAAGCACTCCATCCAAACCCATCTTGGACGCATCATAGTACACCACAAAAGGTTCACTCGGGTCAGGTAACACTAAAACTGGTGCAGTGGTCAACCTTTCCTTAAGGGTACGAAAACTACTCTCACACTGGGCATCCCACACAAAAACTTGACCCTTACGAGTAAGCTTAGTCAAAGGTAAGGCTAGCTTAGGAAAACCCTCTATGAATCTATGGTAGTATCCTGCTAAGCCAAGAAAGCTCCTAATCTCAAACATTGACTTAGGACTCTCCCAATTAATCACCACCTCTACCTTAGAAGGATCTACTGTTATCCCTCCCCTAGATATAATGTGCCCTAAGAAGCTCACCTCCTCTAGCCAAAAatcacacttggacaacttagcatacAGTCTATTGTCTTTGAGGGTTTGCAACATAACTCTCTAATGCTCTTCATGTTCCTCTCTAGTCTTAGAATATACCAAGATATCATCTATGAAGACCACTACAAAACTATCTAGGTAGGGGTGAAAGATCCTATTCATATAATCCATGAACACACCAGGGGCGTTGGTCAcaccaaaaggcataaccaagtACTCATAATGACCATAACGGGTCCTAAAGGCAGTCTTCGGAACATCTTCAGGCTTCACTCTAATCTGGTGGTAACCTGACCTAAGATCTATCTTACTGAACACACAAGCCCCTACTAATTGATCCACCAGGTCATCTATCCTAGGCAAAGGGTACCTATTCTTAATCGTTACCTTATTCAACTAACGATAATCTACACATAACCTCATAGTCCCATCCTTCTTCTTAACTAACAACACCGGTGCTCCCCAGGGTGACACACTAGGCCTCACAAACTATTTCTCTAAGAGTTCctctaactgtttcttaagctcACTCAACTCTACAGGGGACATCCTATAAGGTGCTATGGACATGGGTCCAGTACCAGGCACTAGGTCTATAGAGAACTTGAcctctctctcaggtggtaatCCTGACACCTCCTTAAACACCTCTGGAAACTCTCTCACCAATGGTATATCACTCACAGGGGTTTTGGTCTCAACACTCATACTAGCTAAGATCATGTATACCTGTGCATCCTCCCTTAAAGATGCCTTAACTTGGTTAGCAGACAAAAACATATCACCTTCACTCACACCAAACTTAGGAAAGACAACAGATTTctcaaaacaatttaataagacatgattggaagataaccactccataccaagaataacatcaatctgaCTCAAAGGTAAAACAACTAAATCAATCAGAAACTGTCTATCAGAAATTAAGACAGGACATTGCAAGCATACATCAGAAATTAAAACAGACCCACTAGCAGGTGTATTCACAATCAAGTCAAATTTCAAGGAAGACACAGGCAAGGCAAGTTTTTCAACACAGACACGAGAAATAAATGAATGGGTCGCACCTGAATCATACAATACAACCAAGGGAACTTGACTTATGAAACACATACCTTGGATGAGTTCATCAGACTGTGCGGCATCAGCACCACTAAGAGCAAACACTCTCCCTGTGGTCCTTGGTTGTCCACTCTGGTTATTCAGACTTCCACTCTTCTTCTCCCTTCTCGGATATGGGCAACTGGTACTGAGGTGGCCCTTACCTTGACAGTTAAAGCAAGTCACCTCTCTATCTGTGCACTCACGAGCAATATGCCCAAGCCGACCACATTTCCCACACCTGAGTGGTGTAGTAACAATAGCAGGAGCACCACTACCACCACTACCTCTACCCGCAGGCTGAGACACCCTGTTAATTGGTTGAGGACTCCCACCAACTGGTTGAAGTCCTCCACTGGTCCTCTGTCCTCCAGAATGGTTTCCATATTTCCCGGGAGGGGCAGAATATGGCTTAGCACGACTGTGAGTCACATACTTCTTCTCTTTCCCATGACTAGCATTGGTATTCCTGTAAAATGCAATCTTCTCCCGCTGATCTTTGTCAAATATCCTACATATGTTGGTCAACTGTGCAAAGTTATGAATACCGTGATAATTCACCATCATCTTTACTTTTGGTCGGAGGCCATTGACAAATTTCACACACTTAGACCTCTCCCCAGCTTCCCCCTGATAATGAGGAAAATACCTTACAAGGTTCTCAAACCTCGCCGCATACTCTGCCACCGTCATACTTTCCTGTTTCAGTTCGAGAAACTCCATCTCCTTCCTATTCTTCACATCTTCTGGAAAATACTTCTCTAGAAAAGTTTGTCTGAAGGTCTCCCATTGAACAACAACACCACCTTCTCCTTCTAGACGTGGGCGAGTGTTCTCCCACCAATACTCTGCCTCATCTGCTACCATGTGAGTAGCAAACAACACCTTCTGATGGTCCTGACACTCCATCACCCGAAAGATCTTCTCAATCTCCCTCAGCCAAGCCTCAGCACCCTCAGGATCATAACCCCCTTTGAAGGTAGGTGGGTTGTTCCTCTGAAAACGATCTAAACCATGGTACATAGTTGCTCCTCCACCACCTCCCTGATTGGCCATAACTTGCGCCAAGTTGTTCAAGGCCTCGGTAAGGAGTCATTCTCGCTCATTTCTCCCAGCCATTACTTCCTATGTCACGCAAGCAACAAatattgaaaagagaaaaataaaataaaataaaatatatcaacacAATAGAGTACACCtctaatcaaacaaaacaaacataacacATCAGAGTACACAAGCAAACACAAAAAGCTCATTACACACATGGCCGAAAGGTccgacctgctctgataccactaaatgtaacATCCTCTACCCTTACAAATAACGAATAAAAGGAAATGAAATCATgcggaattttatttttaaacacattgactttaaattaatttcaaaagataaaggGTTCACACTCACTTAATGAAAACATTATAGAAATTGttcgaataaaaaaataaagttatcctGGCttaaaacaaggtcgtccatgctaaataaaaagaaaactaaaatagaaaacataacacaattatatcgtttatgaaaattataacatgcgaagtaaaatcctatgccccaatgtcacacttatcagagcatgtctctatcacagactaagtctctccatctctagCGTGGAACTCATCATGTGATGGCTCacctgaacaaaatgacaatcaacccaaacacaaacacacaccgagaatgagttatcacattcatatatactaaaacattagagcatgtaaaacatataatacttaaaattgaatttgtataAATATCATCACTTCATAAAATCACACACATTATTCACAACCATTCAAGTTCACACACTTCAGCAAATAATATCAAACCAAAATTGCTAACTCAATGGAAGTCAGAcgcaagcgttatgcaacaattatactaagactcaagcctatatgcaatgtggtaccatatcagtgaaaaaccacactggagcgcttaggagtacataacaagacacaccatacAATGGGTATACCatgtcactctcactaagtaaaatcatagggagaccagtcagggtcacgctgatttacgagaatgctccaaccatgtgagaTCGGCAcagacttaaaggagcactcaaaccgggtgacccccaaggcctacactccaaagattccgtcagggcctctccctcctaattcaagtccaacccctaaaataaattttttttttgcacgcagacactattcatgaattatacaatacccacgacctcacacttatATTTTCAATCATGTTTAACAAGTTGCGCTACAGTTCAACCCTTCAggatcctaactaggaatcctacaattTTCCTTTAACACTGCACATAAAAATTTTCTCgagataaacactggtcgggttactgTATAACTCATAACTCACAAGACAAGTAATATCACAACAAATATCAATCACACTGTCATTCACAACAATATCTCATGTCTAcaatttaactaattacaaaatatacttaacaattagataacaatatataatagaAATAACATAACACTTCTAATTTCAAGAATTGTAAACaagtatatataacatattagtgcacaattatatatatatatatatatatatatatacactcacGTGTATACACTGcggtgtgaaaaaaaataataaaataaaaataaacaagattgaaaggccaacatatctggtataaacaaaatcactACCACATAATTTTTATGCTATTTATAAAGAATTCTAATTCCTAAGGTACACACCTAACATAGGAACACGTCAATTCTACAACAAATTCGCATCAAAACACcaattggttcatcaaacacactcaatctgcgattaaacatgaaaacataattaaacttcataaacaccccaaaataacccaaaaattgatcatctagggatccctacacatgtttatTTTAACCCCCAAacgtgagtaactcatcccttacctcgatgtaGTGGCTTAAATATTCTCCGTTAGCAATTGTGACGTCtttggtgctctctagagctcctcctctaATTGCTCTGTTAAGGTTCTTGTGcgtcaaaaaagaagaaaggaacaaaatgtgttttctaaaagctgcgctaggttaacatttggcttatatagtgggaatttatgacctaattatttttttttacttatttatttatttattaatttattaatttcttatttatttattaaaagttacgaTTATTACACTATGAGCATAGTGTTTGATTATACCTGCTAATGTTGAATAAATTTTCTGTCAATTGTAGTTGTAAAGTTTAGTCGTCTGTATTGATTATACTAGTtaatgtttaataatttttctttcaattgtaGTTgcaaatttataaaagaaattgcaAAAAATATCGGTTGGTTTAAAACTGATATTATAAAGACACATTGGTTTAGGCCAAAATTGATGTGGTATAacacattcaacatcggttttgtcaaaaacaaaTGTTATATACAActttcaacattgattttttcataactgatgtagaaaatacttcagaatatgcaattttggccatatttctacatcggtttcaGGCAAAACTAATGTagataataattttcaatatcggtttttaaattaatgttgaaaAATGCCTACTTTCAATTACGGTCGTTTCAATATCGtttttaaaactgatgttgaaactCTTCCACAACCTATGTTACAACTCTTTATAGTAGTGTATGCTTTGTTTTAACCTACTGTCCAACATGCTATATTCATTGAACATCCACTCTTGTACATATTAGCATAACACACCTGTCATAAGGTAAATTCATGCGTCCAAAGCCTGAATAccacaaaaaaaaggggaagtgCACATGTATTGTTTTACTCAAATTCTATTTACCTCTCTTACATTTGAAtaactaacatttgaatttaagaaaatgataGTATAGAAGAGATTAGAAGGCTTCCTTGGAATATTCCCTTGAATGTTACTTTCGGAGTAGACAAAAAGCATATGGTGTTGTTTATACTTTGGATAAAATCCTCGTCATTATGAGCTTGACGCGTCGTCCTATTCTCTTATGTCAGACAATGATCCTTTCGAGATAACAACACAAATTGCATAACGAATACTTCACTAAAATCTATAAAAAGATGTCTCCCTCAATGAAGCAACTAACAAAAAAAcgagaaaagataaaaacaagagTGATACTTGAAGCGAAACTCTACTAAAAACACTAGAGGATATACATTGTTTGTTCTTTGCGAAGCAAAGTGATTCTATATTTGTGCTTAACTGTATACTCATTGTTTGAGTGATAAGAATACTTGTATtgatttaaacatttatttgtgaAAGTTAGGAGTGACTTAGTGTTAAAAAATACATGGGTTCTTATATTA is a window encoding:
- the LOC102665257 gene encoding uncharacterized protein; amino-acid sequence: MAPYEALYGKRCRTPLCWVDSSESIALGPKVVQQTTEKVKLIQERMRAAQSRQKSYYDKRRKDLEFAVGDHVFLRVTLWTGVGRVLKSRKLTPRFIGPFEILKCVGPVAYQVALPPSLSNLHSVFHISQLRKYVHDPSHVIELDNVQVKENLTYETQPLRIDDRMVKQLRGKEILLVKVVWGSASGKDATWELEGQMCDAYPTLFDTGKFRGRNFF
- the LOC121174994 gene encoding uncharacterized protein — protein: MANQGGGGGATMYHGLDRFQRNNPPTFKGGYDPEGAEAWLREIEKIFRVMECQDHQKVLFATHMVADEAEYWWENTRPRLEGEGGVVVQWETFRQTFLEKYFPEDVKNRKEMEFLELKQESMTVAEYAARFENLVRYFPHYQGEAGERSKCVKFVNGLRPKVKMMVNYHGIHNFAQLTNICRIFDKDQREKIAFYRNTNASHGKEKKYVTHSRAKPYSAPPGKYGNHSGGQRTSGGLQPVGGSPQPINRVSQPAGRGSGGSGAPAIVTTPLRCGKCGRLGHIARECTDREVTCFNCQGKGHLSTSCPYPRREKKSGSLNNQSGQPRTTGRVFALSGADAAQSDELIQGMCFISQVPLVVLYDSGATHSFISRVCVEKLALPVSSLKFDLIVNTPASGSVLISDVCLQCPVLISDRQFLIDLVVLPLSQIDVILGDMFLSANQVKASLREDAQVYMILASMSVETKTPVSDIPLVREFPEVFKEVSGLPPEREVKFSIDLVPGTGPMSIAPYRMSPVELSELKKQYPLPRIDDLVDQLVGACVFSKIDLRSGYHQIRVKPEDVPKTAFRTRYGHYEYLVMPFGVTNAPGVFMDYMNRIFHPYLDSFVVVFIDDILVYSKTREEHEEH